The genomic segment CGGGGTTCGACCCTGGGCAAGCAGCGCTGACCAGGTAGGAACCTCCCTGCCGGGCCGGCACCGGAGCCGCTCACACCTCCCGCCTGGTTCGTGCCGGGGGGGTCTGACAGACCTACCCTGGGCCACGGAAAACGCTCCGGCCGCGGCAATACTTGAGTCATGGGTCTGGACCACAATGTCGAACTGGGTGAGTTCCTCCGTTCCCGCAGGGCCCGGCTGGGTCCTGGGGACGCGGGGGTCGCCGTCAACGGATCCGCCCGCCGGGTGCCCGGGCTGCGCCGGGAGGAGCTGGCCCGGCTGGCCGGGGTCAGCACCGACTACTACGCGCGGCTGGAGCAGGGGCGGCACCGCAACGTCTCCGCGAGCGTCCTGGACTCCGTCGCCCGCGCGCTGCGGCTCAATGAGGTGGAGCACATCTACCTCATACAGCTCGCCCGTCCGCAGCCACGCGCCGCACGGCGTCCGTCGGCCCGCCCCCAGCGGGTCAGGCCGGGGCTGCACCGGATGCTGGAGACGCTGGACGGACTGACGCCGGCCTTCATCGTCGGCCGCGGGATGCAGGTGCTGGCCAGCAACCGGCTGGCCCGCTCGCTGATCTCCGATTTCGAGGCGCTGCCGCACCGGGAGCGGAATCTGGCCCGGTTCATCTTCCTCGACGAGTCCGCCCGGCAGCTGTACCCGGACTGGGAGCAGATCGCCGCCGAGACCGCCGCGGTGCTGCGCCTCGACGCGGGGCGCAACTGCGAGGACCGGGCCTTCTGCGAGCTGATCGGTGAACTCGCGGTCAAGAGCGAGGAGTTCCGAACGGCGTGGGCGGCGCACGACGTGAGCCGCCGCTCGCACGGAACCAAGCGCTACCGGCACCCCCAGGTCGGGGAGATCACCGTCGCGTACGAGGCCCTCAGCCCACCGGGCGACACGGACCAGACCCTCTTCGTCTACACCACCGAGTCAGGTTCGCCCTCCGAGACCGCGCTGCAGTTGCTGGCCAACCTCACCGCGTCCCTGACCGCACCGAGTCCGGCCGTGCCACGGCCCGTGCTCGCCGATCCCGACGATTTTCTGGAGATCCACGCACGATGACGACCACTGTCTCCGCTTACGCCGCTCCCTCCGCCACCGCACCGCTGGAGCACACCACGATTCCCCGACGCGCCGTGCGGGAGCGCGACGTGCTGATCGACATCAAGTTCGCCGGCATCTGCCACTCCGACATCCACCAGGTCCGGGACGAGTGGGGTGGCGCGAAGTTCCCCATGGTGCCGGGCCACGAGATCGCCGGCGTCGTCACCGAGGTCGGCCCGGGCGTCACGAAGTACGCCGTGGGTGACCGGGTCGGCGTGGGCTGCTTCGTCGACTCCTGCCGCGAGTGCGAGAACTGCCTGGCCGGTGACGAGCAGTACTGCCTGAACGGCGGCACCGGCACGTACAACGCGACCGGCCGGGACGGCGAGCCCACCTACGGCGGCTACAGCACCCACATCGTCGTGGACGAGCACTTCGTCCTGCGCATCCCGGACGGCATCGAGCTCGATGCCGCCGCCCCGCTGCTGTGCGCCGGGATCACCCTCTACTCACCGCTGAAGCACTGGAACGCCGGCCCCGGCAAGAAGGTCGCCATCGTCGGCATGGGCGGCCTCGGCCACATGGGCGTCAAGATCGCCGCCGCTCTGGGCGCCGAGGTCACCGTTCTCAGCCAGAGCCTGCGCAAGCAGGACGACGCCAAGAGGTTCGGCGCCGAGCACTACTACGCCACCAGCGACGAGTCGACGTTCGAGCAGCTCGCCGGGACGTTCGACCTGATCGTGAACACCGTCTCGGCCAACCTCGACCTGGACGCCTACCTCGGGCTGCTGCGGGTGGACGGCACCCTGGTCAACGTGGGGGCGCCCGAGCACCCGGTCTCGCTGAACGTGTTCTCGCTGATCGGGGGCCGGCGCAGCCTGGCCGGCTCGATGATCGGCGGTATCCGGCAGACCCAGGAGATGCTGGACTTCTGTGCCGAGCACGGCCTGGGCGCCGAGATCGAGGTGATCTCCGCCGACCGGATCAACGAGGCGTACGAGCGTGTCGTCGCCAGTGACGTCCGGTACCGCTTCGTCATCGACACGGCCACCATCTGACGGCGGCCCCCACCGCCGAAAGGCCCTGCCCTCCCGCTGCGGCGGGGTGGCAGGGCCTTCGTCATCGGCGCCCGGACGTCCTCCGGGGGCCGTTCGTGATCGGCCGGACAGGCCCTAGCGCTTCGCGTACTCCGCTTCCCGGACGGCGGCCTTCAGCGGTGCGGGGACGCTGCTGCTCACCACGACGGACTCCGTGGTCACCGTTCCGCGGCGCGGTATCGCCAGTCCCAGCAGCGCGAGCGCGCCGAGCGCCATCACGGCGATCCCGTACTCCCGGGTCGTCGGCAGCAGTCCCCCGCCGTACACGACCAGGAAGCCGCCGATCACCGCGGGCAGGCCCATGGCCAGGTACGACAGCACGTAGATGGTGGACAGCAGCCCGGACCGCTCGTGCGGTGCGGCCAGCGGGACGATGGTGCGGATCGCGCCCTGGAAACCGCCGCCGAAGCCGACGCCCGCGATGACCGTTCCGATGAAGAAGCCGGTGGCCGAATTGTGGTCGACCGCGAGCAGGGTGAGGCCGACGCCCACGATGAGGGCGACGGTGCCGAGCAGCATCACCCGGCCCGGGGCGACGTTGCGGAGCAGCAGTACCGACACCGCGCCGCTTCCGGCGAGGGCGAACAGCGCCAGGCCGCCGAGCAGCAGCGAGTCCGAGCCGACCACGCTGCGGATGACCGCGGGGATGACGGAGCCGTAGAGCCCGGCGAGCGCCCAGACGGCGACCAGGACCGGGGCGGCCACCAGCAGCGGTCCGCGGGCCGCCTTCGGGACACCGAAGCGGGGGCGCAGCGAGGCGAGCGCGCCCGGCTTGGGCTCGGAGGTCTCGCGCATGAGAGCGACACCGATTCCCTGCAGGATGAACACGGTGAGGAGGGTCAGGTAGACGAGGTGCGTGGGCGCGGGCAGGAACTGGACCAGCAGGCCGGAGGCGAGCGCCCCGGTGGCGGTGCCGGTCATGGGGGCGATCGCGTTCGCGATGGTGCCCTTGGCCTTGTCGAGGTCGAGCATCCCCGCCCCGACCGCGCCGACGGCCGCGCCGGTCGACAGACCCTGGACGACCCGGGCGATCATCAGCTCGGGCACCCCGCCCGCCGTGGTCATGACGACCATCGCGACGACCTGCAGCACGATCGCCGCGAGCAGGACCGGACGGCGCCCCATGTGATCGGAGAGCGACCCGACGGTGAGCAGCGCGGCGAGCACGGCGAGGGCGTAGATACCGAAGACCATCGTCGTGGTGATCGGTGAGAAGCCCCATTCGCCCTGGTAGACGGCGTAGAGAGGGGTGGGGGCGCTGGAGGCGGCGAGGAAGGCCACCACGATCGACGCCTGGAGGTAGAAGGCGGCACCCGAGCCGAGCCGCCGGCTTCTGCGGACGAAAGGGTCGGTCACGGGGAACGTCGGCGGCAGGGACACGGAGGGCTTCTTTCGCCTAGCGGGAGCCGGTCCGATCAGACCGGTCTGTCTAGTGGTCCTTACGGTAGACAGACCGGTCTGGTACTGTCAAGTCATGGCTACGAAAGCGATCGCAGACCGGCCCGCCGCCGCGGGGCGCCCCACCGCACGTGAGCGTCTGCTGGCCGCCGCCAACGAGCTCTTCTACGAGGAGGGCATCCATGTCGTCGGCATCGACCGGGTGATCGAACGCGCCGGTGTCGCCAAAGCGACCCTCTACAGCGCGTACGGGAACAAGGACGGGCTGATCACCGCCTATCTGGCCGGCCGGCACGAGATCCGCCGCCGCCGGGTGACGGCGGCCGTCGACCGCCACGACGCGCCGCGGGAGAAGCTGCTGGCCGTCTTCGACGCACTCGGCGAGGCGTTCGCCGAGCCGACATACCGCGGCTGCGCCTTCCTCAACGCCAGTGCGGAGGTCGGCCCCGACAGCCCCGTCATGCAGGCCACCGACACGTACCGCGGCTGGGTCCGCTCGCTGTTCACCGACCTCGCCCGGGACGCCGGCGCCCCCGAGCCGGAGCAGCTGGCGAGCCGGCTGGTGCTGCTCTACGACGGCGCGGGCGTCGCCGCCAGGATGGACCGCAACCCCGGTGCCGCCGACATGGCGAAGACGGTCGCCGCGACACTCATCGACGCGGCGACCGCGCGGCACTAGCCTCCTGCGCTCCGGGACGGGTCAAGCCCTCAGACCCAGGGGCCCTGCCGGACGGCATGGAAGAAGGGCGGACCTCCGGGAGGTCCGCCCCTCGATCACGCACTGACGGGTATCAGCCGATCTGCGCGCCGTACTCGGTGAGCGCGGCCGTCACCGGCTGGAAGAACGTCTCCCCGCCGTTGGTGCAGTCGCCGCTGCCGCCGGAGGTGAGGCCGACCGCGGTGTCGCCCGAGAAGAGCGCGCCGCCGCTGTCGCCGGGCTCGGCGCAGACGTTGGTCTGGATCAGTCCGGTGACCGATCCTTCCTGGTAGTTGACGGTGGCGTCGAGTCCGGTGACCGTGCCGTCGTGCACCTGGGTGGTGCTGCCGCTGCGCTGCACCGTCTGGCCGACCGTCGGATCGCCGGCCTTGGTGATCGCCTGCGTGCTGCCGTTGTACAGGTCCACGGAGCTCGGGTGGGCCACGCTCGTGTCGGTGTACTTGACCAGCGCGAAGTCATGGCCGGGGAAGGTGGCGGCCTCGACGTTGCCGATCTCCTGGCCACCGGACGATCCTGACCAGCTCTTGAACGCCACACCGCAGTGACCCGCGGTCAGGAAGTAGGGCTGACCGTCCTTGACCACGTTGAAGCCGAGGGAGCAGCGTGCACCGTCGGCGAAGATCGCGTCCCCGCCGGCGACGAACGGCTTGAAGCGGCCCGCGGAGCGGTGCAGTTGCGCGGTGCCGCCGAGCGCCTTGACGCTCTTGGTGAGGCTGTCCAGCTGCGCACCCTTCACGGTGCTGTCCGCGGTCACCACCACCTGGTTGGTGCGGGAGTCGATGGACCACGCGGTGCCCGGGATGCGGGGCTGCGCCCCCAGGGTCTGTGCCGAGCGGTGCAGTTCGGCCATGGTGTGCTGGACGGTCCGGGCGACGGCTCCGGCGTCCTGCACCTTCTGGTCGGCGGTCGCGTCCAGAACGTTGACGACGAGCTGCTTGGTCTTCGCGTCGTAGTACGAGCCCGCGGTGCGGTCACCCAGACGGGAGGTGAGGTCGCCCGCGAGCTGGGCCGCGGCGGCGGGGGCGAATGCCTTGGGGGACGGTGCGGTCGGCTGGGCGGCGTTGGCGTGGGGAAGGAGAACGCCCGCTGCGACGACGGCGGCGGCGCTCGTCCCGGCGATGGCGATACGACGCCTGGTTATCCGACGGTGCTTCAACTCAGTGCCTCCTGTGGGGGGTGGGCCCGCCTGGTCGACAGCGGGCCCGCAGGATGTGCGGTCACGAACGGGCGGAACAGCAAGGATTGCCCGTCCGTGCCAGTTGGTGCGGCCGAGTATCCCGATACCGGCCAGTACCCTGCAAGGTCATGATCAAGCCCCGCCTGCACATCTGTGAACAGGGCGGAGATACCTCGCAACCCTCCCCATTGAAGGCCCCGATCGGGGGGTACCGGACCACGGTGCGACGACCCGTGTGCCCGGGGTGAGGACTACACCTGTCCGAGAACCGACGCTCGGATTCCGTTTGTGGAGCCCGGTTTCTCCCGGTACGTCAGGCGCGGAACGCGCCGTTCACGCCGCCCGTGCGTGGTCAGCCCCCTGGTTTATGTTCTTCCCCATGGATCAGTTCAACGAGTTATCCCGTAGAGGTTTTGTCAGAGCCGGAGTCGGCGGACTCGGTGTCGCCGCCCTGTCGCTCCCCGCGGGGAACGCCCTCGCTTCCCCGCTGCCGAGCCCCACCACCGAGCGGTCCCCGCACGCGGGGGCGACCCGGACCCTCCGTTTCACGGCAGGAACCAACGCTTCGGTGACCGCCTCCCCCGCCGGCGACCGGTTGATCGTCGAGGTCCAGGGGGTGTTGTGGTCGCTGCCGCGCAGGGGCGGCACCGCGACCGCGCTGACCACGCCCGAGCTGGAGCCGACCCGCCCCGCCTGGTCGCCGGACGGCTCGCAGATCGCGGTCTGTGCTTACCAGGGCGGCGGATTCCATCTGTGGACGATGGAGCCGGACGGCTCCCGGCTGCGCCAGTTGACGTCAGGGCCGTGGGACGACCGGGGCGTCGCCTGGTCGCCGGACGGCACCCGTATCGCCTTCTCGTCGGAGCGTGGCGGAGATCCGACGGCCGGCGCCTCGTACCGGATCTGGACCGTGGACGTGCGTTCCGGCGAGCTGACCCGGCTCACAAACGACACCGGCGTCGAGGACTTCGACCCGGCCTGGCATCCGAACGGTGACGAAGTCCTGTTCGTGCGGGCCGGAAGCAAGGGCGCCCACACCCTCGCCTCGGTCCCCGCCCGGGGCGGAGCCGTGACGGTCGTCCGGACCACGACCTCGGGACTGCTCTCCTCCCCCGCGGTCTCCGCGGACGGCCGGGTGGCCTATGTCCAGGTCGCGGAGACGGTTCTGTATGCCTTCGCGCCGAGTTCCGTGCTGATGGTGGACGGTGCGCCCGTCACCGAGGACGAGGACGTCGCCCCGCTGCCGCCGTGCTGGACCGCGGACGGTGAACTCCTCTACGTGGCCGACGGCCACCTGCGGTCCCGCCGGCCGGGAAGGACCCCCGCCGGGTCCGCGGCCGAGGAGATCCCGTTCACCGCCGCACTGGACGTACCGCGGCCGGAATACCGCAGGAAGACGTACGACTTCGGCTCGACCACCGCCCGCCCGGTGCGCGGAGTCCACCTTCCCGCGCTCTCCCCCGACGGCGGTTCCGTCGCCTTCGCCGCCCTCAACGCCCTGTGGGTGCTGCCGATCGGCGGCCGCCCGCGCAAGCTCGTCCAGGCGACCCCGTCCGCCTATGTGCAGATGCCGTCCTGGGCACCGGACGGGCGCAGCGTCCTCTACTCGTACGAAGGCGGCGCTCAGGGGAACGGCCTGATCAGCGTTCACCGGCACTGGCTCGACGGCGGGAAGGACGAGGTGCTGTCGACCGGTGGCCGGCTCAACCCCGTGCTCTCCCCGGACGGTGCCAGGCTCGCCTGCCAGGACACCACCGGCAACCTGATCGTCCGCGATCTCGCCGCGGGGACGGAGAGGACGCTCGTCGCGCCGCTCGGCGCGAACGGCATTCCGGGACGTCCCAGTTGGTCCCCCGACGGCCGCTTTCTCGCCTTCTGCGACCGCAACCGCCTCAACCAGCGGTTCCGCGAGGGGTACAACATCATCCGGGTGGTCGACAGCGGCACCGGTAAGTGGACCGCGCATCTGCCGATGCCGCACGCCTCCCTGTCGGACCGCGGCAACGCCGGCCCCGTCTGGTCGCCGGACGGTACCGCGATGGCGTTCATCATGGAGTCCGCCCTGTGGGTCATGCCGGTCGGCCCGGACGGCTCACCGGCGGGCGAGCCGCGCCGCATCACCGACGAGGCGGCCGACCACCCCTCCTGGTCGGGTGACTCGCGCAGGCTGCTCTACGAGGCGAGCGGTCAGCTGCGGCTGGTCGAACGGGACGGCACGGGCCGGCGCACCGTGCGGGTGCCGCTGGAGTACAGCCGCCGGCTGCCCGCCCGGAACGAGGTGACCCGGGTGCACGCCGGGCGGCTGTGGGACGGTGCCGGGGAGACGGTCCGCGAGGACGTCGACATCGTGATCGGCGGGAATCGCATCCGGGCCGTCGAACCGCACCGCCCGGGCCCGGCCAGGTCCGGGGAGAAGCTGATCGACGCGTCCCGGTCCACGGTCGTTCCCGGCCTGTGGGACGCCCACACCCATCCGTGGCAGTACACCTACGGCGGCCGGCAGACCAGTCTGATGCTCGCCTACGGGGTCACCACGAACGTCTCACTCGGCGGCTTCGCCCATGAGGCGGTACGGATCCGGGAGTCCGTCGCGGCCGGACGGACGGCCGGACCCCGGCTGTTCACGACCGGCGAACTGCTCGACGGCAGCCGGGTCGCCTACAGCATGAGCCGGGCGCACCGCACCGAGGCCGGGGTGAAGCGCTCCCTGCAGCGGGCGGTCGACCTCGACTACGACTTCGTCAAGACCTATGTCCGCGCCCCCAGCTGGATCATGCGGGAGGCCGCCCGCACCGCCCACGACAAGCTCGGCGTCATGGCCGGCAGCCACCTCCTGTCACCGGGAGCCAACGTCGGCCAGGACCTCACCACCCATCTGCAGGCCACCCAGCGATCGGAGTACGGGCGCGCCCTGTCCCCCACCGGCCACTCCTACCAGGACGTCCACGAGACGTACCGGGGTGGTGACTTCAAAATCATCATCACGCCGTTCAGCGCTCTCGCCCTGCTCGGTGACGATCCCTCACTGGCCGAGGACCCCCGGGTCACCACACTCATGCCGCCCTGGGACGCCGCACTCGTCGAGAGCCAGGCGGCCACCCCGCCGAGCGAGGCGGCCAGACGCACCATCGCCATGGAAACGGCCGTCTACCAGCGCATCCTTGCCGCCGACGGCGCTCTCGCCCTGGGCACCGACGCGCCCCTGACCCCGATCGGCCTCCACCTGCATCTCGGTCTGCGGGCACTGCACTACGCGGGCGGCCTCACCCCTGCCCAGGCACTGCGGACCGCGACCGCGGCGCCGGCCGAGCTGTTCGGTGTGGGTGACGATCTCGGAACGCTCGAAGCGGGCAAGCTCGCCGATCTCGCGGTGATCGACGGGAATCCGTTCCAGAACTTCGACGACCTGGTCCGCACGACCTGGGTGATGCGCGACGGCATCGTGTACCGCCAGGACGACCTCGTCGGTGAGTTCGGCACCAGCCTCGCCCAGCGGCGCACCACGGACCGGACCGACTGGCTCGACGTCAGCCGCCAACTGCGCCGCGAACCCTGCTGCTCGGAGCACGCGTTCCAGCTGTAGCGGGTCGGCGGTCACCAGCGGTTCCGGCCGCTGGTGACCGCCCGCCGCGGCCCGCGTCCGTGAGGCTTGGACGCGGGCCACGGCTTCGAGGGCAGAGCTTCGTTCAGCAGGGCTTCGTTCAGCAGGCGCCGAGGTCCTGCCAGACGCCCCACTGGCCGGTGGTACCGGGCTCCTCTCCGGTGGTCCACCACTTGGCCCGCCAGTTGTGGCCCTTCCAGCTGACCTGGTTGCCACCGACGTAGATGGCGTTCGGGTCCCAGGTCGTACCCGTGCAGCCGCCGCCTCCACCGGTGACCGTCAGCGAGTAGGTGGTGCTGTGGGTGGCGGTCCCCGTGCCGGTGACGGTCACGGTGTAGGTGCCCGCGGTCACCGACGCTCCGACGGCCACGGTCATGGTCGCGGAGGACCCGGACTGTACGGACGCCGGGGCGAACGAGACGTTCACACCGGTCGGAGCGCCGGACGCCGTCAGGTTGACGGTCTGGGCGCTGCCGCTGGTGGTGGCGGTGGAGACCGTCGCGGTGGTGGTGCCGCCCGGCTGGACGCTGCCGGAGACGGGGTTCACCGCGACCGAGAAGTCGTTGGCCGGGGCCGTGGTGCCGACCGCGGTCTTCCACAGCGTGTAGGCGACACCGTCGGCACTGCGGTCGAGCGCCGTCGCGTTGATGTTCGCGGTGGTGTCACAGGACTGGTGGTAGCAGGAGTCGTACGACCGGTTGGCCGTGCCGCCCCACTTGGTGGCCTGGGCCGCGGTCTTGATGGCGTCGGCGCCGGTGGCGTAGGCGGAGGTGGGAATCCCCGCCTGCTGGAAGGAGTAGTCGTCGGAGCGTCCCTGGCCCTCGATGTTCTCCTCAGGACGGAGGTTCAGCGAGTCCCAGTACTCCTTCATCGGGGCCGCCGCGGACGAGGTGATGTTGTTGATGAAGTAGCCGGCGTTGGTCGAGCCGACCATGTCGAAGTTGTAGTACGCCTTGATGGCGCTGCGCTGCGTGGAGCCGAGCTGACTCACATAGAACTGCGAGCCCTGCATGCCCTGTTCCTCGCCGTTCCACCAGGCGAAGCGGACGTGCTTGGCCATGGTGGGGTTCTGCTGGGCCAGGACGAGGGCGTTCTCCAGCAGCGAGGACGAGCCGGAACCGTTGTCGTTGATGCCGGGGCCGGCCGACACGCTGTCCAGGTGCGCGCCGAACATGACGACCTGGTCGGTGGGCCCGCCCGGCCAGTCCGCGATCAGGTTGTTGCCGCGGTTGGTGCAGCCGGTGCAGGACTGCTCGGTGACGCTGTAACCCGCCGCCTGCAGCTTGCCCTTGACGTAGGCCAGCGACGCCGTGTAGCCGCTGGTGCCGGCCTGCCGGGTGCCGCCGTTCTGCTGGGCGATCGTGTACAGCTGCGCCAGGTGCGCCTGGACGTTCGCCACGCTGATGTCCGGCGCGGTGCCGCCGGGATTGGTCCCGCCCGGAGTGACGGTGAGGGTGTACTGCGCGGTGTGGCTCTGGGTTCCGCTGCCGGTCACGGTGATGACGTACGAGCCAACGGCGACCGCCGACCCGACGGTGACCTTCATGGTCGAGGAGGCGCCGGACTGCACCGACGCCGGGGTGAACCCGACCGTCACACCGCTCGGGGCGCCGGACGCCGTCAGGTTCACGGTCTGCGCGCTGCCCGAGGTGATGGTGGTGTTGACCGTGGCGTTGGCCGAGGCACCCTGCTGTACGGATCCGGCGGTCGGGCTCAGCGACATCGAGTAGTCACTGTTGCCGCTGGGGGTACAGGTGGGTTCGCCGCTCTGCGCGGGGATGGTGATGGCGTCCCAGGCGGCCTTGGTCCTGGTGAACAGGACACAGCTGGGGTCGAGGTTCTTGGCCGCGGTCAGTGTGGTGGTGCGGTACCGCTTGTAGGTCATACCGCTGGTCTTGAGCAGCATCCCGCCGTAGAAGACCTTGCCGGCCTGCTGGATGCCGACACCGGTGACCGTGGAGTTGTTGCAGGTCGGGCTGGTCGGCTTGCCGCCGCCGGGGTTGGAGCCCTCGGCCAGCAGATAGAACCAGTGGTTCAGCGGCCCGGCCGCCGCGTGCTCCTCGGTGCTGGGTATCGAGGAGCTGTAACAGTTGGGGTCGCCGATCTGGGACGGGTTGTACATGATGCGGATCGGGCCGCTGCCGGTGAGGTTGATGGTCTCGCCGACCGTGTAGTCCGGGCTGTCGTACGGGGAGGGCTCGTTGGTGTACGCCTCGGTGAGGGCGCCCATGATGTCGCCGGTCGCCTCGCCCAGTCCCGCCTCGGTGCTGGTCCCGCCGGGGGTGAACTGGTCGATGCCGTGGCCGAACTCATGGCCCACGACGTCCATCGCGCCGATCCACTGGTTGGCCGTGTTGTGGCCGATGGAGACCGAGGAGCCGTCCCAGTAGGCGTTGACGTCGTTGAGGCCGACCTTCACCGGCCAGCTGCCGCCGTTGCCGTTGTGCCCGTTGCGGCCCAGCCAGTCGCGCAGCATGTCCCACTCGTGCTGCGCCGCCCACATCACGTCGACGCAGCCGGTCTCCTTGGAGGTGGCGCTGCCGGTGCCCCACGTGTCGCTGGACTTGGTGAAGACGCTGCCGGTCGTGTAGTCGGCGCAGGTCAGGCCGGGGCGCCCCGGGTCGCGCAGCGAGTAGCTGCCGCCCGAGTTGGTGGTGGCGATGGTCAGCGGGCTCGGGCCGTTCCACTGGCTGTTGCCGTTGCCGGCCTTGACGTCGTCGTAGTGGTCGAGCACCGCCCCGGTGGTCGCGTTCACGAAGACGTGCAGATGGCTCGGGGCCTTGGCGGTGCGGCCGGTGAGGACCGTCTCCCAGGCCAGCGCGTCGTGGCCGTCCTTGACCCGCACGACGAGGCGGTGCGAGTCGACCTTGTCCACCGCGGTGAGCTGGCGGCGGGCGGTGGCCTCGGCGGTGCCGGCCGTGACGGTCGCCGTGGTCGGCACGTTGATGCGCGTCGAGTCGGCGGACTGTGACGCCTGCACCCGGCCCTGGCCGTCGGCCAGGACCACCGCGTCCCCGCCGACCACCGGCAGGCCACGGTAGGTGCGCTCGTAGGCGACCGAGTAGAGGCCGTTGACCCAGGGCGTCACCTGACGCCGTTCGTAGCTCTCGCCCGGCCCGTTCACCAGCGTGTCGAGGCCGCTGGCGGCGGCCCGGTCGGCCGCCGACACCGCCAGCGCCAGCGGCCCTGGGGAGACGGTCGGGGCGGGGGCCGCGGCGGCCGGCGGGCCGCTGGTGGCGACCATCATCCCGGCGAGGACGGCCAGGGTTGTCCCGGCCGTCACTGCTCTGCGTTTCATGGGGGGCTCCTTGACTAGGGGCATGCCTCGACCACGAAGCCCTCCACTCGACGGCCGGACGATCGGCCCGGGCCGGTGAGCGAGGGGGGACTTACGTGTTTCGAGTGAGCGAGCGAAACGTTCACATCGCGCCATGACCCCGTCAATGGACTAGTCCAACTCCGGCAACATCCGGCAACTTCCGGCAACCCGCGAGCTCGACGGCACCGCTCAGCGGACACCGAACCGAGGACGGAAGGGGACCGCCGAAGGTGAACTCACCTGTCAACCTGCAGACTCGGCACGGCAGTCCTGCCAACCCTCAGACCCGGTAGGGCAGTTGCTCCAGCAGGCTCCGGGCCTCCCGCGCGCCGGGGTATCGCGTCGTGAGCCTCGTCCGGAATCCGTCGAGCTCGCGGTTCACACTGGTCCGGTCCGCGGCGACCGCCTCCGGGATCACCGGCGCGGCGGCGGCCACGGCGGCGTCCAGCTGTCCGGAGCACACGAACGCGTCGGCGAGTCGCAGTGTGAGCAGCAGAACGGTCGGCCGATGCGTGGCGGGCAGACAGCTGAGTGACGCCTCGGTGGCCTTGACGGCCTGCCGGGCGACCCACAGGTCCCCGGTGATCGCGGCGGCGTCGCGCAGCGTCCCGCCGATCGACGCCTCCACCTGCAGGCGGCCGGTGGCGCCGGCGAGCCAGGGCGCCTCGAGGAAGTCCCGCCCGTCGAGGCGGTCCAGCGCCCGGCGGGAGAGGACGACGCGCTTGCGGCACTCCGCGAGGT from the Streptomyces sp. RKAG293 genome contains:
- a CDS encoding amidohydrolase family protein, whose product is MDQFNELSRRGFVRAGVGGLGVAALSLPAGNALASPLPSPTTERSPHAGATRTLRFTAGTNASVTASPAGDRLIVEVQGVLWSLPRRGGTATALTTPELEPTRPAWSPDGSQIAVCAYQGGGFHLWTMEPDGSRLRQLTSGPWDDRGVAWSPDGTRIAFSSERGGDPTAGASYRIWTVDVRSGELTRLTNDTGVEDFDPAWHPNGDEVLFVRAGSKGAHTLASVPARGGAVTVVRTTTSGLLSSPAVSADGRVAYVQVAETVLYAFAPSSVLMVDGAPVTEDEDVAPLPPCWTADGELLYVADGHLRSRRPGRTPAGSAAEEIPFTAALDVPRPEYRRKTYDFGSTTARPVRGVHLPALSPDGGSVAFAALNALWVLPIGGRPRKLVQATPSAYVQMPSWAPDGRSVLYSYEGGAQGNGLISVHRHWLDGGKDEVLSTGGRLNPVLSPDGARLACQDTTGNLIVRDLAAGTERTLVAPLGANGIPGRPSWSPDGRFLAFCDRNRLNQRFREGYNIIRVVDSGTGKWTAHLPMPHASLSDRGNAGPVWSPDGTAMAFIMESALWVMPVGPDGSPAGEPRRITDEAADHPSWSGDSRRLLYEASGQLRLVERDGTGRRTVRVPLEYSRRLPARNEVTRVHAGRLWDGAGETVREDVDIVIGGNRIRAVEPHRPGPARSGEKLIDASRSTVVPGLWDAHTHPWQYTYGGRQTSLMLAYGVTTNVSLGGFAHEAVRIRESVAAGRTAGPRLFTTGELLDGSRVAYSMSRAHRTEAGVKRSLQRAVDLDYDFVKTYVRAPSWIMREAARTAHDKLGVMAGSHLLSPGANVGQDLTTHLQATQRSEYGRALSPTGHSYQDVHETYRGGDFKIIITPFSALALLGDDPSLAEDPRVTTLMPPWDAALVESQAATPPSEAARRTIAMETAVYQRILAADGALALGTDAPLTPIGLHLHLGLRALHYAGGLTPAQALRTATAAPAELFGVGDDLGTLEAGKLADLAVIDGNPFQNFDDLVRTTWVMRDGIVYRQDDLVGEFGTSLAQRRTTDRTDWLDVSRQLRREPCCSEHAFQL
- a CDS encoding M28 family peptidase; translated protein: MKRRAVTAGTTLAVLAGMMVATSGPPAAAAPAPTVSPGPLALAVSAADRAAASGLDTLVNGPGESYERRQVTPWVNGLYSVAYERTYRGLPVVGGDAVVLADGQGRVQASQSADSTRINVPTTATVTAGTAEATARRQLTAVDKVDSHRLVVRVKDGHDALAWETVLTGRTAKAPSHLHVFVNATTGAVLDHYDDVKAGNGNSQWNGPSPLTIATTNSGGSYSLRDPGRPGLTCADYTTGSVFTKSSDTWGTGSATSKETGCVDVMWAAQHEWDMLRDWLGRNGHNGNGGSWPVKVGLNDVNAYWDGSSVSIGHNTANQWIGAMDVVGHEFGHGIDQFTPGGTSTEAGLGEATGDIMGALTEAYTNEPSPYDSPDYTVGETINLTGSGPIRIMYNPSQIGDPNCYSSSIPSTEEHAAAGPLNHWFYLLAEGSNPGGGKPTSPTCNNSTVTGVGIQQAGKVFYGGMLLKTSGMTYKRYRTTTLTAAKNLDPSCVLFTRTKAAWDAITIPAQSGEPTCTPSGNSDYSMSLSPTAGSVQQGASANATVNTTITSGSAQTVNLTASGAPSGVTVGFTPASVQSGASSTMKVTVGSAVAVGSYVITVTGSGTQSHTAQYTLTVTPGGTNPGGTAPDISVANVQAHLAQLYTIAQQNGGTRQAGTSGYTASLAYVKGKLQAAGYSVTEQSCTGCTNRGNNLIADWPGGPTDQVVMFGAHLDSVSAGPGINDNGSGSSSLLENALVLAQQNPTMAKHVRFAWWNGEEQGMQGSQFYVSQLGSTQRSAIKAYYNFDMVGSTNAGYFINNITSSAAAPMKEYWDSLNLRPEENIEGQGRSDDYSFQQAGIPTSAYATGADAIKTAAQATKWGGTANRSYDSCYHQSCDTTANINATALDRSADGVAYTLWKTAVGTTAPANDFSVAVNPVSGSVQPGGTTTATVSTATTSGSAQTVNLTASGAPTGVNVSFAPASVQSGSSATMTVAVGASVTAGTYTVTVTGTGTATHSTTYSLTVTGGGGGCTGTTWDPNAIYVGGNQVSWKGHNWRAKWWTTGEEPGTTGQWGVWQDLGAC